The following are from one region of the Desmospora profundinema genome:
- the thiO gene encoding glycine oxidase ThiO translates to MSQTSDVVIVGGGVIGCAIAYALAGKGARVTVLERDRIGAHASSAAAGMLGAQVEMAFPGPMVDLCLESRALYPIWQRQLKQETGLDIELQNEGMLRIADTPAEAEALREREGWQRRYGLEAVWLEKESLLQSEPCLSSEWSGALRIPGDGQVSAPRLVQALAQGVRFRGGTVVEGVEVRHVRTTGGRVTEVETTGGTFSFDTVVLSAGAWLSHLASRLEASIPVSPVKGESLALRPARPLFRQTLFGPQGLYLVPKSDGRVIVGATEKAGDVSPGVTAEGAAWLLQESIRMVPELKEAEWTAAWSSYRPRTPDGLPVLGPLSPWENAFVAGGHFRNGILLAPITGVGMAEWIAGEKVPNWGAFAPDRFQKMAISQGEGVEGNDH, encoded by the coding sequence ATGTCACAAACATCAGATGTGGTGATTGTGGGCGGTGGTGTGATCGGATGTGCGATCGCCTATGCCCTGGCGGGGAAAGGTGCCCGTGTCACCGTGCTGGAACGGGATCGGATCGGGGCGCATGCATCATCGGCAGCCGCCGGTATGCTGGGGGCGCAGGTGGAAATGGCCTTTCCCGGACCCATGGTGGATCTTTGTCTGGAAAGCCGGGCCTTGTATCCAATCTGGCAACGGCAATTGAAACAGGAAACCGGACTGGATATCGAACTTCAGAATGAAGGAATGCTTCGGATCGCGGATACACCGGCGGAAGCGGAAGCGCTCCGGGAACGGGAGGGTTGGCAGCGCCGCTACGGGTTGGAGGCGGTCTGGCTTGAAAAAGAATCCTTACTCCAGTCGGAACCGTGTCTCTCTTCGGAATGGTCGGGTGCGCTACGAATTCCCGGCGATGGTCAGGTGTCCGCTCCCCGTCTCGTACAGGCACTGGCTCAGGGTGTCCGTTTTCGCGGCGGGACTGTAGTGGAAGGGGTGGAGGTGCGTCATGTCCGGACGACAGGGGGGCGGGTGACGGAAGTAGAAACCACCGGCGGCACGTTCTCCTTTGATACGGTGGTCTTAAGTGCGGGGGCCTGGCTTTCGCATCTCGCATCCCGTTTGGAGGCGTCTATTCCTGTTTCGCCCGTCAAAGGGGAATCTCTCGCCCTTCGTCCTGCCCGTCCCCTGTTTCGGCAAACGCTGTTCGGTCCCCAGGGGTTGTATCTAGTCCCTAAATCAGATGGGCGAGTGATTGTGGGGGCGACAGAGAAAGCCGGTGACGTCAGTCCCGGTGTGACAGCCGAGGGAGCGGCGTGGCTTTTGCAGGAATCCATCCGGATGGTTCCGGAGTTAAAAGAGGCAGAATGGACCGCCGCCTGGTCCAGCTATCGGCCCCGGACTCCCGATGGATTGCCAGTGCTGGGGCCGCTATCCCCTTGGGAAAATGCGTTTGTAGCCGGAGGTCACTTTCGCAACGGCATTTTGCTCGCCCCGATCACAGGCGTGGGCATGGCAGAATGGATCGCTGGAGAGAAAGTGCCGAATTGGGGAGCGTTTGCCCCCGACCGCTTTCAAAAGATGGCGATTTCTCAAGGAGAAGGGGTTGAAGGGAATGACCATTGA
- the rodA gene encoding rod shape-determining protein RodA, giving the protein MKIGRMIHRLDYPLLFFILVLAVISIVAISGATYSTNPSFVQQQLYWYILGILLMGATLLFDYRVLAQGRFVYLLYGLGLLLLLLVWIPGVGVSVKGAQRWVNFFGFQFLPSEFMKLFLIITLAKVANEIQQVPIRSWRELAKLTALFTVPFFIILKQPDLGTSLVLVGILVSIMLAGGVDWRIFAVGLIAAFILIGGVFILFFTEHPLLHSLLEEHQIQRIETFVNPASDPTGSGYQLTQSMIAVGSGQLDGKGFQQGTQAQGRWLPEPHNDFIFAVFAEEFGFIGGSILLCTFLFLTYRMIQVGIRCEDRFGACLVAGVTGMIVFQVFQNIGMTVGLLPVTGLPLPFISYGGSALISNLIAVGLVLNVGMRQGGINLFAD; this is encoded by the coding sequence ATGAAAATAGGCCGCATGATCCATCGTCTGGACTATCCATTGCTGTTTTTCATTCTGGTGTTGGCGGTCATCAGCATTGTTGCCATTTCAGGGGCCACCTACTCCACCAATCCTTCTTTCGTTCAACAACAGCTGTATTGGTATATTCTAGGTATTCTACTCATGGGAGCGACTCTCCTGTTTGATTATCGGGTTTTGGCCCAGGGGCGTTTTGTCTACCTTCTGTATGGATTGGGCCTTTTGCTTCTCCTGTTGGTGTGGATCCCCGGCGTAGGAGTCAGCGTTAAAGGAGCACAGCGATGGGTTAATTTCTTTGGTTTTCAGTTTTTGCCTTCGGAATTTATGAAACTGTTTCTCATCATCACCCTTGCCAAAGTGGCAAACGAAATTCAACAGGTGCCGATTCGATCGTGGCGGGAATTAGCCAAGTTGACGGCGCTATTCACGGTTCCATTCTTCATCATCCTCAAACAGCCGGATTTGGGCACATCACTGGTGCTGGTGGGGATCCTGGTGAGTATTATGTTGGCAGGCGGGGTCGACTGGCGCATTTTCGCCGTCGGATTGATAGCGGCATTCATCCTGATCGGCGGTGTGTTTATCCTGTTTTTCACAGAGCATCCCCTGTTGCACAGTCTATTGGAGGAACACCAGATCCAGCGGATTGAGACGTTCGTCAATCCGGCTTCGGATCCCACCGGTTCCGGCTATCAACTGACCCAGTCGATGATCGCTGTCGGTTCCGGACAGTTGGATGGAAAAGGATTTCAACAGGGAACACAAGCGCAGGGGCGCTGGTTGCCGGAACCTCACAACGATTTTATCTTTGCGGTGTTCGCAGAGGAGTTCGGTTTTATCGGCGGCAGTATCCTTTTATGTACCTTTTTGTTTTTAACCTACCGAATGATTCAAGTGGGGATACGGTGTGAAGACCGCTTTGGTGCTTGTTTGGTGGCCGGGGTGACAGGGATGATCGTGTTCCAGGTATTTCAAAACATCGGTATGACCGTGGGATTGTTACCCGTTACTGGTTTACCCTTGCCTTTTATCAGTTATGGAGGCAGCGCCCTCATCTCCAATTTGATCGCTGTCGGACTGGTGCTCAATGTGGGCATGAGACAGGGAGGAATCAACCTGTTTGCCGACTAA
- the ftsW gene encoding putative lipid II flippase FtsW — protein sequence MVRNKPDFWMMLIIFILTGFGLVMIFSASYYEGLTKYGDSYYFFKRQLLWACAALVLFFIVSNVPYTLYQRYVGWILFTSFLVLLLVFIPGVGKTLNGATRWIQMGPIGFQPSELAKVGAIIYTASIMVKKQNVLHQFKRGLLPPLIVIGLLCFLIVIEPHFSSTVILLGACIIVIFCAGARLKHLLLLASAGIPFIIWVMVVEPYRLSRWQVLFDPWKDPTGGGFQTIQALFAIGPGGLSGKGLGNSIQKLAYLPMSQTDFIFAIIAEELGFLGGTFVILLFVAFVIRGVRIALKAPDLFGNLLGMGIVSMFALQTLFNLGVVTAILPVTGVPLPFISYGGSSLMFSMLAAGILVSISRFRPIEANARINNRHFDTHRTLHRQTQPSPL from the coding sequence ATGGTAAGAAACAAACCCGATTTCTGGATGATGTTGATCATTTTCATATTGACGGGATTTGGTCTGGTGATGATTTTCAGCGCCAGCTATTATGAGGGACTGACCAAGTACGGAGACAGCTATTACTTTTTTAAGCGGCAGCTGTTGTGGGCATGTGCCGCCCTGGTCCTCTTTTTTATCGTATCCAATGTGCCCTATACCCTCTACCAGCGGTATGTGGGGTGGATTCTGTTCACCAGCTTCTTGGTTTTGTTGTTGGTTTTTATCCCGGGAGTGGGTAAAACCTTAAACGGAGCCACACGATGGATTCAAATGGGGCCCATCGGATTCCAGCCTTCGGAGCTGGCTAAAGTGGGAGCCATTATCTACACCGCCTCCATCATGGTAAAGAAACAGAATGTCCTACATCAGTTCAAACGGGGATTGTTACCCCCTCTGATCGTGATCGGGCTGCTCTGTTTTCTTATCGTGATCGAACCCCATTTTTCCAGCACCGTAATATTGTTGGGAGCCTGTATCATCGTCATCTTTTGTGCAGGAGCACGCCTGAAACACTTGTTGCTGCTGGCTTCCGCGGGAATTCCCTTTATCATTTGGGTGATGGTTGTGGAACCCTACCGGTTAAGCCGTTGGCAGGTGTTGTTTGATCCCTGGAAAGACCCCACCGGCGGCGGATTCCAGACGATCCAGGCCTTATTCGCCATCGGACCCGGCGGCCTCTCCGGGAAAGGATTGGGCAATAGCATTCAAAAACTGGCCTATCTTCCCATGTCTCAAACCGACTTCATCTTCGCCATCATTGCCGAGGAGCTGGGCTTCCTCGGAGGAACGTTCGTGATTTTGTTATTTGTGGCGTTTGTGATTCGTGGGGTGCGAATCGCCCTGAAAGCACCGGATTTGTTCGGAAACCTGTTGGGGATGGGAATCGTTAGCATGTTTGCGCTCCAGACTCTGTTCAATTTGGGAGTAGTTACAGCCATTCTGCCGGTGACGGGGGTCCCGCTGCCTTTTATCAGCTATGGGGGATCGTCGTTGATGTTCAGCATGTTGGCTGCGGGGATCCTAGTCAGTATCTCCCGCTTTCGCCCCATCGAAGCCAATGCACGCATAAACAACCGTCACTTTGATACACACCGCACCCTTCACCGACAAACCCAGCCCTCCCCCCTCTGA
- the thiS gene encoding sulfur carrier protein ThiS, which yields MTIEVNGQEMTVPDQIKTVEALLEHLELEMRIVVVEQNRRVLERDDHKHASLQEGDRLEIVQFVGGG from the coding sequence ATGACCATTGAAGTGAATGGTCAAGAAATGACCGTGCCCGATCAAATCAAAACGGTCGAAGCGTTACTGGAGCATCTGGAACTGGAGATGCGGATCGTAGTGGTGGAACAGAATCGGCGTGTATTGGAACGGGATGATCACAAACATGCATCCCTGCAAGAGGGAGATCGACTGGAGATTGTGCAATTTGTGGGAGGAGGATGA
- a CDS encoding thiazole synthase, whose translation MLQIGEYQFESRLFLGTGKFRNLDIQAEAVAASGTEVLTFALRRVNLEQPDQPSFLDRLDLDRFTLLPNTAGAKTVEEAVRLARLARASGLCHMVKVEVIGDDRTLLPDPLATLEATRQLVEEGFTVLPYTNDDPILARQLEEAGAHAIMPGASPIGSGQGILNPLNIRLIIEQAGVPVLVDAGIGAPSDAALAMELGADGVLLNTAVSQAKDPVRMARAMKLAVEAGRLSHAAGRIPKKEVASPSSPVEGIPTS comes from the coding sequence GTGCTTCAGATCGGAGAGTATCAATTTGAATCGCGTTTGTTTTTGGGAACAGGCAAGTTCCGGAACTTGGATATACAAGCAGAAGCGGTGGCGGCTTCTGGGACAGAGGTACTCACGTTTGCCCTGCGCCGCGTCAACCTGGAGCAGCCCGACCAGCCAAGCTTTTTGGATCGGCTCGATTTGGACCGTTTTACGTTGTTGCCCAACACGGCGGGAGCAAAGACTGTGGAAGAGGCAGTCCGCCTAGCCCGCTTAGCCCGAGCATCCGGCCTCTGCCACATGGTGAAGGTGGAAGTGATCGGAGACGACCGGACCTTGCTTCCCGATCCCCTGGCAACATTGGAAGCCACCCGTCAACTGGTGGAAGAAGGGTTCACCGTCCTTCCCTATACCAATGACGACCCCATCCTGGCCCGGCAGTTGGAGGAGGCGGGAGCCCATGCGATCATGCCCGGTGCCTCTCCCATCGGATCGGGACAAGGGATTCTCAACCCCTTAAATATTCGGTTGATCATCGAACAGGCAGGGGTTCCCGTGCTGGTGGATGCGGGAATCGGCGCCCCTTCCGACGCGGCTCTGGCGATGGAATTGGGAGCGGATGGTGTCCTGCTTAATACCGCTGTCTCCCAAGCGAAAGACCCGGTCCGGATGGCCCGGGCGATGAAACTGGCAGTGGAGGCGGGACGTCTCTCCCATGCAGCCGGTCGCATCCCGAAAAAAGAAGTGGCTTCACCCAGCAGCCCGGTAGAAGGAATCCCTACTTCCTGA
- a CDS encoding thiamine phosphate synthase, producing the protein MMDKHDRYPHGYRFSRVEQRSWPQLHLVAGPPYSLTHVRNVCRQVYPFVDRIHLRLKAGTSEQGMEWACRLLETGAARPEQLVINGMPEVARYFGAGLHLPEAAPLPAGRLRVTEGRDRVAVGVSVHSPDTAEAKEVLGADYLYFGHVYPSPSKPGLPPRGIEMLKETVARVSIPVIAIGGIDDSRLEEVAESGCAGAAVISALMEAADPGKAAWAMRQAMERYWT; encoded by the coding sequence ATGATGGACAAACACGACCGGTATCCCCATGGATACCGGTTTTCTCGTGTGGAGCAACGTTCCTGGCCTCAACTGCACCTGGTGGCAGGACCGCCATATTCGTTAACACATGTAAGGAATGTGTGTCGGCAGGTCTATCCTTTTGTGGATCGTATCCATTTGCGATTGAAGGCAGGCACGTCTGAACAAGGGATGGAGTGGGCGTGTCGATTGTTGGAAACAGGAGCCGCTCGTCCCGAACAACTGGTGATCAACGGCATGCCTGAAGTGGCCCGCTATTTTGGAGCGGGGTTGCATCTGCCGGAAGCGGCGCCCTTACCCGCCGGCCGGCTCCGGGTGACAGAAGGGAGAGACCGTGTTGCAGTGGGAGTCTCCGTTCACTCCCCGGACACCGCGGAAGCAAAGGAGGTGCTTGGGGCGGACTATCTTTATTTTGGTCATGTGTACCCTTCCCCGTCCAAGCCCGGTTTACCGCCGCGGGGTATCGAAATGTTGAAGGAGACGGTTGCCCGGGTGTCCATTCCCGTGATCGCGATCGGAGGAATCGATGATTCCCGCTTGGAAGAAGTGGCGGAGTCGGGATGTGCGGGAGCAGCAGTCATATCCGCCTTGATGGAGGCTGCGGATCCGGGGAAGGCTGCCTGGGCGATGCGGCAGGCGATGGAGCGATATTGGACGTGA
- a CDS encoding 2Fe-2S iron-sulfur cluster-binding protein gives MPKVEIIIGKQEHQLEVGEGDNLLFEAVSRSIMIPFNCTSGRCGTCRVRVLEGREHLSEMGDREELRLGDEQVEKGYRLACQAFVFGDVKVEVPQPRLY, from the coding sequence ATGCCAAAGGTAGAGATTATTATCGGAAAACAGGAACATCAATTGGAGGTGGGGGAAGGGGACAACCTGCTCTTTGAAGCGGTCTCCCGTTCCATTATGATTCCCTTCAACTGCACCTCGGGCCGGTGTGGAACCTGCCGGGTTCGTGTGTTGGAAGGCAGGGAACACTTGAGCGAGATGGGAGATCGGGAAGAACTGCGTTTGGGGGACGAGCAAGTGGAAAAGGGGTACCGGTTGGCCTGCCAAGCGTTTGTGTTTGGGGATGTGAAAGTGGAAGTTCCCCAACCCCGCCTCTACTGA
- a CDS encoding DUF1540 domain-containing protein, with translation MPEVKCSVANCVFWGSGNNCTADAIMVDVDDNWNKNYEEEIGGEFVDTDHQYSARISADTCCHTFRPKRS, from the coding sequence ATGCCTGAAGTGAAATGTAGCGTGGCGAACTGTGTGTTTTGGGGAAGCGGCAATAACTGTACCGCTGATGCAATTATGGTTGACGTGGATGATAACTGGAATAAAAATTACGAAGAGGAGATCGGCGGGGAGTTTGTCGACACGGACCATCAATACTCCGCCCGGATCTCAGCAGACACGTGTTGCCATACGTTTCGCCCCAAACGATCCTGA